GCCTTTCTGGTTGGTTTGAATTTCATAGCACACCTCACTCAATCGCCGGCACCTGCTGTGCGTCCTGCTGTTTCATGCGTTTCGAACTTTTCATCGCCCTTGGCACTCTTTCTGATACATGATTGCCGTGGTCGAGCCTGCGGGTTTGATCCTAGCTGGACGTGTGCCAGCGGTGATTTCGCTCTCTAGGCCCTAAAAACACTGCAAATATGAGCTTTCCGGGACAGGCGGGACCGCTCTCAAATGACCAGCGGACGTTCATCTGTGGTCAGCGGCTGGTCACATCATGACTGCTTCGCGGAGATTTTTGAGGTTTGGCCTGGCCGTCGCTTTGACGTCGATTTTGGTCGCCTGGGCGGTCCGGACGACTTGGCGTGAAGTCCACCATCTCCGTGCGAGTTTTGCGCTTGTGGAAAGCGACAGTTTCCACCTGTCCGATTATATCGAAGCCCCCATTCGGAACATGAATGAGGCGCTGCTTGACCACGATTTGCGTAGGGATGAAGCCAGCAAGAGGAGATTTCTGGAAGGCGGCGAAAAATTGAAGAAGTGGATAGGCGCGCACGCGGGCTCGTTTACCGCCTCTGACCAGCGCGAAAAACTGGCTCAAGTCGAGGCGGCTCTCGAAGTATACCTGAGCCGGGGAGCAAAACTCATGGAGGAACATGCCACCTCCGATGGGAAACCCGCATTGGAGCAAGTCGAAAATAATGCCGCCCCACTACTCGCGCTGTGCGACAGCCTGGCAGCGACGGAGCGGGTCGCGCTTGCCGAATTCATGCAGGAATCACATCGGTCGCTCAGTTGGGTGGAGGGCCTCCTGCTGGTGTCATTGATGCTGGTGGTCGGTCTCGGAGTGGTAGTAGGCTTGTCGGGCTACCGTGAACTCCTGGCGCCACTGCGCAACCAGTTGCGGCAAAGCCGCGCAATTATCGAACGTCATGAGAAACTGGCCTCGCTTGGCACGCTCGCGGCGGGCGTGGCCCATGAGATCCGCAACCCGCTAACAGCGATCAACGTGCGGATTCACAGCCTCAAGCGCAGCCTGGTCAGTGGTTCCTCCGAACACGAGGACGCCACCGTTATTGATAATGAGATCAAACGTCTGGAGGGTATCGTGCAGGCATTTCTGCAGTTTGCCCGCCCGGCGGAGCCGAAACTTGTGACGGTTTCGGCCGATAGCCTGCTGGTTAGGGTTCGGGCGCTTTTCGGCGGGCAATTGGAAAAGGCTGCGATTCAACTCCTGCTGGAATCCCCTCCTGACCTGTGGGTGAGAGTTGATCCACAGCAAATTGAGCAGGTCCTGATCAACCTGGTCCAGAACGCAGCCGAGAGCATTGAGCGCGATGGAATGATCCGCCTCCGGGCCCGCAAGGAAGCCGCGCGCTTAGGCGGCCGATCCGGCCCGGTCGTTGTGCTGGAGGTCAGCGATACGGGCAAGGGGATTCCGCCAGAGGTGCAGAAGCGGATTTTCGATCCATTCTTCACGACAAAGGAAGAAGGCACGGGCTTAGGTCTTTCAATCGCGACGCGAATCGTCGAACAGCAAGGCGGCGCGCTGCAGTTTACGACCCAACA
The Verrucomicrobiia bacterium genome window above contains:
- a CDS encoding ATP-binding protein encodes the protein MNEALLDHDLRRDEASKRRFLEGGEKLKKWIGAHAGSFTASDQREKLAQVEAALEVYLSRGAKLMEEHATSDGKPALEQVENNAAPLLALCDSLAATERVALAEFMQESHRSLSWVEGLLLVSLMLVVGLGVVVGLSGYRELLAPLRNQLRQSRAIIERHEKLASLGTLAAGVAHEIRNPLTAINVRIHSLKRSLVSGSSEHEDATVIDNEIKRLEGIVQAFLQFARPAEPKLVTVSADSLLVRVRALFGGQLEKAAIQLLLESPPDLWVRVDPQQIEQVLINLVQNAAESIERDGMIRLRARKEAARLGGRSGPVVVLEVSDTGKGIPPEVQKRIFDPFFTTKEEGTGLGLSIATRIVEQQGGALQFTTQQGRGTTFSLLLPEAERHSDENSTKDTNH